Proteins encoded by one window of Xanthomonas sp. DAR 80977:
- a CDS encoding Tn3 family transposase, with amino-acid sequence MATLHETAYPRLKPDPTAKELEEIYTPTAAEIAFAKQLTTQPGPQLAVLIHLKLFQRLGYFTVLAEVPERIRKHIAKAARLGRVLDTDQLERYDASGSQRRHMPQLRKFIGVRPLDKSGLAWLDTVATGAAQTKHTIPDIVNVLLEELVHHRYELPGFRTLELAAIGARERVNLGYYRSISHALTPATRTLIDELLRAPEGSRFTGWHSLKREPGRPTNKEVRFYLQHIRMLQQLADQLPPIDVPVPKLKQFRAMARAYDASELAELAPDKRYALATIFIRAQHAKTLDDAAELFIKQVRGLENTAQQKLLAYQLEHAKRADFLIGQLKEILQAYQLDGSDSQRVDAIDNSLEAEVSTLLAECEEHMAYAGKNYLPFMLQPYGAVRPLLFNGLELMNLRATSHDAGMEPLIAAVLSLRNQRRELIEVASLGLDPEKDFDWMSKLWRQHVFGKRASAAGAGWMHRKYFELAVLVQVKDELKSGDLFIPSSERFDDYREQLVDEATLAQELEAYGQVSGLPTDAESFVAGLRAQLTSLADEVDARFPENVHADILEGRLVLRKGQRAEVSSAITTVDRLIAERLPESSIVDVLIDASRWLDLHRFFRPIAGTESQVEDLPRRVITTLFCYGCNLGPTQTARSIKGFSRRQVAWLNLKYVTEDVLEKAIVEVINTYNKFDLPGYWGSGKSASADGTKWSVYEDNLLSEYHIRYGGYGGIGYYHVSDKYVALFSHFIPCGVHEGIYILDGLLANTSDIQPEIVHGDTQAQSYPVFGLAHMLGIQLMPRIRNIKDLTFFRPEPGRTYKNIQALFGDSIDWQLIATHLHDMLRVVISIRLGKITASSILRRLGTYSRKNKLYFAFRELGKAVRTLFLLRYIDDNEIRKTIHAATNKSEEYNGFVKWVFFGSQGIIAENVQHEQRKIIKYSQLVANMIILHNVEGMSRTLAEMRKEGIELTPEILAGLSPYRTSHINRFGDYHLDLEREVAPLSYTAKVLEHAP; translated from the coding sequence ATGGCTACCCTTCACGAGACCGCCTACCCGCGACTGAAGCCTGATCCCACCGCCAAGGAACTGGAGGAGATCTACACTCCGACCGCCGCTGAGATTGCATTCGCCAAGCAGCTGACCACCCAGCCGGGACCGCAGCTGGCGGTACTGATTCATCTCAAGCTCTTCCAGCGCCTGGGTTACTTCACGGTGTTGGCCGAAGTGCCCGAGCGGATCCGGAAGCACATCGCCAAGGCCGCCCGACTCGGGCGCGTATTGGACACCGACCAGCTCGAACGCTACGACGCCTCCGGCAGCCAGCGCCGGCATATGCCGCAGCTTCGGAAGTTCATTGGGGTACGTCCCTTGGACAAATCAGGCTTGGCCTGGCTGGACACGGTGGCCACCGGAGCAGCCCAGACCAAGCACACCATCCCGGACATCGTGAACGTCCTGCTCGAAGAGCTGGTGCACCACCGCTACGAACTGCCAGGCTTCCGCACCCTGGAGCTGGCCGCCATTGGCGCGCGTGAGAGGGTCAATCTGGGGTACTACCGCAGCATCAGTCACGCGCTGACGCCCGCAACGCGCACGCTCATTGACGAATTGCTGCGCGCACCGGAAGGCTCCAGATTTACTGGCTGGCACTCACTCAAGCGCGAGCCTGGCCGGCCGACCAACAAGGAAGTTCGTTTTTATCTGCAGCACATCCGCATGCTGCAGCAGCTGGCCGACCAGCTGCCTCCCATCGATGTGCCGGTGCCCAAGCTCAAGCAATTCCGTGCAATGGCTCGGGCCTATGACGCCAGCGAGCTGGCCGAATTGGCTCCGGACAAGCGCTATGCGCTGGCCACCATCTTCATTCGCGCCCAGCATGCCAAGACGCTGGATGATGCAGCCGAGTTGTTCATCAAGCAGGTGCGCGGGCTGGAGAACACGGCCCAGCAGAAGCTGCTGGCCTACCAGCTCGAACATGCCAAGCGGGCCGACTTCCTCATCGGCCAGCTCAAGGAAATCCTGCAGGCCTATCAGCTCGACGGCAGCGATAGTCAGCGCGTGGATGCCATCGACAACAGCCTGGAAGCGGAAGTATCGACCTTGCTGGCCGAATGCGAAGAACATATGGCCTATGCAGGGAAAAACTACCTGCCTTTCATGCTGCAGCCCTACGGCGCGGTCAGGCCGCTGCTGTTCAATGGGCTGGAGCTGATGAATCTACGGGCAACCAGCCACGACGCCGGCATGGAGCCGTTGATCGCGGCCGTGCTGTCACTGCGCAACCAACGGCGTGAGTTGATCGAGGTTGCTTCCCTCGGCCTGGACCCGGAGAAGGATTTTGACTGGATGTCCAAGCTCTGGCGTCAGCACGTGTTTGGCAAGCGGGCCAGCGCGGCAGGCGCCGGCTGGATGCACCGTAAGTACTTCGAGCTGGCCGTGCTGGTGCAGGTCAAAGACGAGCTGAAGTCCGGAGATCTCTTCATTCCCAGCAGCGAACGGTTTGATGACTACCGCGAGCAGCTGGTCGATGAAGCCACCTTGGCCCAGGAGCTGGAAGCCTATGGTCAGGTGTCAGGCCTGCCCACCGACGCCGAGTCGTTCGTGGCAGGGTTACGCGCACAATTGACCTCCCTGGCCGACGAGGTCGACGCGCGTTTCCCGGAGAACGTGCATGCGGACATCCTGGAGGGGCGCCTGGTGCTGCGGAAGGGGCAACGCGCCGAAGTCTCCAGCGCGATTACCACCGTGGATCGCCTCATCGCCGAACGGCTCCCGGAATCCAGCATCGTCGATGTCCTGATCGACGCCAGCCGATGGCTGGATCTGCACCGATTCTTCCGTCCGATCGCCGGCACCGAGAGCCAGGTTGAAGATCTCCCTCGACGGGTGATCACCACGCTGTTTTGCTATGGCTGCAACCTGGGGCCGACGCAGACGGCGCGGTCGATCAAGGGCTTCAGCCGGCGCCAGGTTGCTTGGCTGAACCTGAAATACGTGACCGAGGATGTGCTTGAGAAGGCCATCGTGGAGGTCATCAATACCTACAACAAATTCGACCTGCCGGGCTATTGGGGCAGCGGGAAGAGCGCCTCCGCAGATGGCACCAAATGGAGCGTCTACGAGGACAACCTGTTGTCGGAGTACCACATCCGCTACGGCGGCTACGGCGGCATTGGCTACTACCACGTGTCCGACAAATACGTGGCACTGTTCAGCCACTTCATTCCCTGTGGCGTGCACGAGGGCATCTACATCCTCGACGGCCTGCTGGCCAACACTTCCGACATCCAGCCTGAGATCGTCCATGGCGACACGCAGGCCCAAAGCTACCCGGTCTTCGGTTTGGCCCACATGCTGGGCATCCAGCTGATGCCCAGGATACGAAACATCAAGGATCTGACATTCTTCCGGCCCGAACCTGGCAGAACCTATAAGAACATCCAGGCATTGTTCGGAGACAGCATCGACTGGCAACTGATCGCGACCCATCTCCACGACATGCTGCGGGTCGTGATCTCAATCCGTTTGGGGAAGATCACCGCGTCCTCGATCCTGCGCCGGCTGGGCACCTACAGCCGGAAGAACAAGCTGTACTTCGCCTTCCGGGAACTTGGCAAGGCCGTCCGAACGCTGTTCTTGCTGCGCTACATCGATGACAACGAGATTCGGAAAACGATCCATGCTGCGACCAACAAGAGCGAGGAGTACAACGGCTTCGTAAAATGGGTGTTCTTTGGCAGCCAGGGGATCATTGCTGAGAACGTCCAACACGAGCAGCGCAAGATCATCAAGTACAGCCAGCTGGTCGCCAACATGATCATCCTCCACAACGTAGAAGGCATGAGCCGGACCTTGGCTGAGATGCGGAAGGAGGGGATTGAACTGACGCCCGAGATCCTGGCCGGCCTGTCGCCTTATCGGACCAGCCACATCAATCGCTTCGGCGATTACCACTTGGATCTTGAAAGGGAAGTAGCGCCGCTGAGCTATACCGCCAAAGTCCTTGAGCACGCCCCATAG
- a CDS encoding cytosine permease, with translation MSESPRSTLPDDHIASPVPATERRSFLGLMFTTSSWILSMSSMWTGSLLGQGMPLPRALLAIVLGMAILAGYGGLQGWLGGRYGVSTVVLAREAFGSAGARLLGGVLALTLGIGWFGWQLAFFADTLHAMFPAAAWASVTAASLWGGALMIVTALFGYRALASLSVVALPLKAGLVLWGLSLAARHAGAGGGIAHPPLALFEGVALVVGNAAIGAVIFPDLTRYARSPLQGALASASGYFLGGLVSLSAGAMFVQVAGAAGGTLPAAMAAAGMGTAGFLILLFAQWTTNTSNLYSGTLGLAGVLRLPSALSCIGMGVLGICIALSGDQQRFVPFLTALGHYVPPIAGVMLADHWIGKRLLRGRAYRVDADAPVARIGWGALATVLLAGGLASQWHWGIAPLNAVVLGFVLQAGLQVLQVRQEGKVLASSTGNPDPSEGQ, from the coding sequence ATGTCTGAATCGCCGCGTTCGACGCTGCCCGACGACCACATCGCCAGCCCGGTTCCTGCCACCGAGCGGCGCTCGTTCCTGGGCCTGATGTTCACCACCAGCTCCTGGATCCTGTCGATGTCCTCGATGTGGACCGGGAGCTTGCTGGGGCAGGGCATGCCCCTGCCGCGCGCACTGCTCGCGATAGTGCTCGGCATGGCCATCCTGGCCGGCTACGGTGGCCTGCAGGGATGGTTGGGCGGGCGCTACGGCGTGTCCACCGTGGTGCTGGCGCGCGAGGCGTTCGGCAGCGCCGGCGCACGACTGCTGGGCGGCGTGCTCGCACTGACCTTGGGCATCGGCTGGTTCGGCTGGCAATTGGCCTTCTTCGCCGACACCTTGCACGCCATGTTTCCCGCCGCGGCCTGGGCCAGCGTGACCGCGGCCAGCCTGTGGGGCGGTGCGCTGATGATCGTCACCGCCCTGTTTGGGTATCGCGCACTGGCCTCGCTGAGCGTCGTTGCCTTGCCGCTGAAGGCGGGCCTGGTGCTCTGGGGATTGTCGCTGGCGGCGCGCCATGCAGGTGCCGGCGGCGGCATCGCGCATCCGCCATTGGCGCTCTTTGAAGGCGTGGCGCTGGTCGTGGGCAACGCCGCGATCGGTGCGGTGATCTTCCCCGACCTGACCCGCTATGCACGCAGCCCGCTGCAGGGCGCGCTGGCGTCGGCCAGCGGCTACTTCCTTGGCGGCCTGGTATCCCTGTCTGCCGGCGCGATGTTCGTCCAGGTCGCCGGCGCTGCCGGCGGCACGCTACCGGCCGCGATGGCGGCGGCCGGCATGGGCACCGCCGGCTTTCTGATCCTGCTGTTCGCGCAGTGGACCACCAATACCAGCAATCTCTACAGCGGCACCCTCGGCCTGGCCGGCGTGCTACGGCTGCCGTCCGCACTGTCGTGTATCGGCATGGGCGTGCTCGGCATCTGCATCGCGCTCTCCGGCGATCAGCAGCGCTTCGTCCCGTTCTTGACCGCCTTGGGCCACTATGTGCCGCCGATCGCCGGCGTGATGCTGGCCGACCACTGGATTGGCAAGCGGCTGCTGCGCGGCAGAGCCTATCGCGTCGACGCCGACGCGCCGGTCGCACGCATCGGCTGGGGCGCGCTGGCGACGGTGTTGCTGGCCGGTGGGCTGGCATCGCAGTGGCACTGGGGCATCGCGCCACTCAACGCCGTCGTGCTGGGATTTGTCTTGCAAGCCGGCCTGCAGGTGCTGCAGGTGAGACAGGAAGGCAAGGTATTAGCGTCATCAACTGGCAATCCCGACCCATCAGAAGGCCAGTGA
- a CDS encoding DUF1684 domain-containing protein: MSQDAFLADWHRWRERRELSLRQPDGWLSLVGLLWLQVGRWRIGHAPGNDLRLPDGPPWLGEIELDAEGKVRFHAQVAGAARIDGTAAATAILRADDDLQPSRIDVGRLRLQLLRRGDALALRVRDPQAEALRRFAGLTYFDPQPHWQRIARWETFPASRALRQHGSDGRERTAPLHGCAHFELEGHRYRLLPFEQSDRHLSFAFADASNGDRTYAAGRFLHTDAPRDGRVVLDFNRAINPPCAFSAFATCPLPPQENRLHSAVTAGELAYPAQGAAHV, from the coding sequence ATGAGCCAGGACGCGTTTCTTGCCGATTGGCATCGGTGGCGCGAGCGCCGCGAGTTGAGCCTGCGCCAGCCGGACGGATGGCTGAGTCTTGTGGGGTTGCTGTGGCTGCAGGTGGGGCGCTGGCGCATCGGCCACGCGCCCGGCAACGACCTGCGGTTGCCGGACGGACCACCTTGGCTGGGCGAGATCGAACTGGACGCGGAAGGCAAGGTGCGGTTCCACGCGCAGGTGGCCGGCGCGGCACGCATCGACGGCACCGCTGCCGCGACCGCGATCTTGCGCGCCGACGACGATCTGCAGCCTTCGCGGATCGACGTCGGCCGATTGCGGTTGCAACTGCTGCGGCGTGGCGACGCACTGGCATTGCGCGTGCGCGATCCACAGGCCGAAGCGCTGCGCCGTTTCGCCGGCCTGACGTATTTCGACCCGCAGCCGCACTGGCAACGCATCGCGCGCTGGGAGACCTTCCCGGCATCGCGTGCACTGCGCCAGCACGGCAGCGACGGGCGGGAACGGACTGCGCCGTTGCATGGTTGCGCGCATTTCGAGCTGGAGGGGCACCGCTACCGGCTGCTGCCGTTCGAACAAAGCGACCGCCACCTGTCGTTCGCCTTCGCCGACGCCAGCAATGGCGATCGAACCTACGCAGCTGGCCGCTTCCTGCATACGGACGCCCCCCGCGACGGCCGCGTCGTGCTGGACTTCAACCGCGCGATCAATCCGCCGTGTGCGTTCAGCGCCTTCGCCACCTGTCCGCTGCCACCGCAGGAAAACCGCCTGCACAGCGCGGTGACCGCGGGCGAATTGGCCTACCCAGCACAAGGTGCCGCACATGTCTGA
- a CDS encoding hydantoinase B/oxoprolinase family protein → MSERDLILAKIVAGSLESAAREMSAVVTRTARSPLFNEAHDFTTGIFDLDAGGHARLIAQAPGCTLHLYAICPAVQAALAAFGNDLHPGDVILASDPYDGGTHIPDHVLIAPVFVRGRPRYFPVVRAHLADVGGPVPGGYNPRARDIWQDGVVMPPIKLYERGRRRDDLYHLVLANNRLPHWLEGDLAAMRGACAVAERRIHALLRRHGETVTAAAIEHNLDYTERRVRAEIGRWQDGSYSAETFADHDYHGHLDIRVRCTATVHGSDLSIDFAGTSAQVDGFINSPLANTLSFVFVAITSCCDEDIPINEGYMRPLRVTAPSGSLVNPQHPRPVGNCTCISGAEIAESVLLALAQCAPQRVGVNCHKLPLCYTSGEYADGSGWVNLNFFGYTGGAGAAYGTDGWGLYPPLMTGVILPSIEVSERQYPLRIVRHEYIADCTGAGRWRGAPGVETLIEYQTPTRNQVLMAGVRHPSRGFCGGGDGAPNQLALIAPGQAPQRFEQAAYDHALPAGSRLHFIRGGGGGWGDPRQRPRADVLADVRDGYLTAAAAWHDYGQAVEEGR, encoded by the coding sequence ATGTCTGAGCGCGACCTGATCCTGGCCAAGATCGTCGCGGGGTCGCTGGAAAGCGCCGCGCGCGAGATGAGCGCCGTGGTCACCCGCACCGCGCGTTCGCCGCTGTTCAACGAAGCGCACGACTTCACCACGGGCATCTTCGACCTGGACGCCGGCGGGCACGCGCGCCTGATCGCGCAGGCGCCGGGCTGCACGCTGCACCTGTACGCGATCTGCCCGGCGGTGCAGGCGGCCCTGGCCGCGTTCGGCAACGACCTGCACCCGGGCGATGTGATCCTGGCCAGCGATCCTTACGACGGCGGTACCCACATCCCCGATCACGTCCTGATCGCCCCTGTGTTCGTGCGCGGACGGCCGCGCTATTTCCCGGTGGTGCGCGCGCACCTGGCCGACGTTGGCGGGCCGGTGCCCGGCGGCTACAACCCGCGTGCCCGCGACATCTGGCAGGACGGCGTGGTGATGCCGCCGATCAAGCTGTACGAGCGCGGCCGCCGTCGCGACGACCTGTACCACCTGGTCTTGGCCAACAACCGCCTGCCGCACTGGCTGGAAGGCGACCTGGCGGCGATGCGCGGCGCCTGTGCGGTGGCCGAACGCCGCATCCACGCCCTGTTGCGCCGGCACGGCGAGACCGTGACCGCCGCGGCGATCGAGCACAATCTGGACTACACCGAGCGCCGGGTCCGCGCCGAAATCGGCCGCTGGCAGGATGGCAGCTACAGCGCAGAGACCTTCGCCGACCACGACTACCACGGCCACCTGGACATCCGCGTGCGCTGCACCGCGACGGTCCACGGCAGCGATCTGTCGATCGACTTCGCCGGCACCTCCGCGCAGGTCGACGGCTTCATCAACAGCCCGCTGGCCAATACCCTGTCGTTCGTATTCGTCGCCATCACCAGTTGCTGCGACGAGGACATCCCGATCAACGAAGGCTATATGCGGCCGTTGCGGGTCACCGCGCCCAGCGGCAGCCTGGTCAATCCGCAGCATCCGCGCCCGGTCGGCAACTGCACCTGCATCAGCGGCGCGGAGATCGCCGAGTCGGTGCTGCTGGCGCTGGCGCAATGCGCGCCGCAGCGGGTGGGGGTCAACTGCCACAAGCTGCCGCTGTGCTACACCAGCGGCGAGTACGCCGATGGCAGCGGCTGGGTCAACCTGAACTTCTTCGGCTACACCGGCGGCGCCGGCGCCGCCTACGGGACCGACGGCTGGGGCCTGTACCCGCCATTGATGACCGGGGTGATCCTTCCATCGATCGAGGTCAGCGAGCGCCAGTATCCGCTGCGGATCGTGCGCCACGAATACATCGCCGACTGTACCGGCGCCGGCCGCTGGCGCGGCGCGCCGGGCGTGGAGACGCTGATCGAATACCAGACGCCGACCCGCAACCAGGTGCTGATGGCTGGCGTGCGCCATCCCAGCCGTGGCTTCTGCGGCGGCGGCGACGGCGCACCCAACCAGCTCGCGTTGATCGCGCCCGGGCAGGCGCCGCAGCGCTTCGAACAGGCCGCCTACGACCATGCCTTGCCGGCCGGTTCGCGCCTGCACTTCATCCGTGGCGGTGGCGGAGGCTGGGGCGATCCCCGGCAGCGTCCGCGCGCGGACGTGCTGGCCGATGTCCGCGATGGCTATCTCACCGCGGCGGCGGCGTGGCACGACTATGGCCAGGCGGTGGAGGAGGGGAGATGA
- a CDS encoding hydantoinase B/oxoprolinase family protein codes for MIGAQILYDRLTAVCRQAGARLLRHSRAPLLFDERDYACGLLDAQHRLLAQVQGQPTHLAALHDSATAAVQHFAFDIADGDLLLVGDAHAGGSFGHVLSMVLPVFDPSAAAQERAVFFVVVRAAVADLGGERPGPLQPQARDIWQEGFRLTPVKLHASGRLRRDTLRLLLRNSRCGNAVQAQLQEMESVARHAAAQVQRLLAQCGLAALQQAVELRLAYGRRRLQQRLHPLRGRHGAARQHFDALGCSACIVLTLRVDDDGIVADFSGSSPCVPVPLNCTPALTAAMTASAVFGELLEQDGLDQSLLDALRLVVPPGLVAASAPAPVSLSGIYTGPLLAATVAAAWRQLQHDETVPVLPLAAPQPQAWLSAPLGRCSEDVPQLLAPGFARAGWGPTALAGTRRLASAELLERDAALRLQRREYDADGAMRVELRNLGPTREATLLALDPHALADAPTALWLDRDAVAQWHCGRFDSGQQLRFRYPPVAQESAHV; via the coding sequence GTGATCGGCGCGCAGATCCTCTACGACCGCCTGACGGCGGTCTGCCGCCAGGCCGGTGCGCGCCTGCTGCGGCACAGCCGCGCGCCGTTGCTGTTCGACGAACGCGACTATGCGTGCGGCCTGCTCGACGCGCAGCACCGGTTGCTGGCGCAGGTGCAGGGCCAGCCGACCCATCTTGCCGCGCTGCACGACAGTGCCACGGCGGCAGTGCAGCATTTCGCCTTCGACATCGCCGATGGCGACCTGTTGCTGGTGGGCGATGCGCATGCCGGTGGCAGCTTCGGCCATGTGCTGAGCATGGTGCTGCCGGTGTTCGACCCCAGCGCCGCGGCGCAGGAGCGGGCGGTGTTCTTCGTGGTGGTGCGCGCGGCCGTGGCCGACCTGGGGGGCGAGCGCCCCGGACCGCTGCAGCCGCAGGCGCGCGACATCTGGCAGGAGGGCTTCCGGCTGACCCCCGTCAAGCTGCATGCGTCAGGGCGGCTGCGCCGCGACACATTGCGCCTGCTGCTGCGCAACAGCCGCTGCGGCAATGCAGTGCAGGCGCAGTTGCAGGAGATGGAAAGCGTCGCCCGCCACGCCGCCGCGCAGGTGCAGCGGCTGCTCGCGCAGTGCGGCCTTGCAGCGCTGCAGCAGGCGGTGGAACTGCGACTCGCCTACGGCCGGCGCCGCCTGCAGCAGCGCCTGCACCCTCTGCGCGGACGCCACGGCGCGGCGCGGCAGCACTTCGACGCGCTCGGCTGTAGCGCCTGCATCGTGCTGACGCTGCGGGTGGACGACGACGGCATCGTCGCCGACTTCAGCGGAAGTTCGCCGTGCGTGCCGGTGCCGTTGAACTGCACGCCGGCGCTGACCGCCGCGATGACCGCCAGCGCCGTGTTCGGCGAGTTGCTGGAGCAGGACGGTCTGGACCAGAGCCTGCTGGATGCGTTGCGCCTGGTCGTGCCGCCGGGACTGGTCGCCGCGTCGGCACCGGCGCCGGTCAGCCTGTCCGGCATCTACACCGGGCCGCTGCTGGCGGCAACGGTGGCCGCGGCCTGGCGGCAGTTGCAGCACGATGAGACCGTACCGGTCCTGCCGCTGGCCGCGCCGCAACCGCAGGCCTGGCTTTCGGCACCGCTGGGCCGCTGCAGCGAGGACGTGCCGCAGCTGCTGGCGCCGGGATTCGCCCGTGCCGGCTGGGGCCCGACCGCACTCGCCGGCACGCGCCGCCTGGCATCGGCCGAGTTGCTCGAGCGCGACGCCGCGCTGCGGCTGCAGCGGCGCGAATACGACGCTGACGGCGCCATGCGGGTGGAATTGCGCAACCTCGGTCCGACCCGCGAGGCCACGCTGCTGGCGCTGGATCCGCACGCCTTGGCCGACGCGCCGACGGCGCTGTGGCTGGACCGCGACGCGGTCGCGCAGTGGCACTGCGGCCGCTTCGACAGCGGCCAGCAATTGCGATTCCGCTATCCGCCGGTAGCGCAGGAGAGCGCGCATGTCTGA
- a CDS encoding hydantoinase/oxoprolinase family protein, with protein MSAAPRWDVGIDVGGTFTDLVALAGDGRRLSTKAASTADPSEGVLDVLQRAAAQLQLPLSAFLAQVGTLVHGTTVATNALLEYRGAKVGLITTEGFRDELEFRRSYKESTFDPRLPPPPPICPRRYRIGVPERLSHQGEVLVPLDEAAVRAALRMFRAEGVEAVAVCFLFSFVDDRHERRVAELIAQELPHAHVSLSCEVLPEIREFERVSTTVVNAYTGPLIAGYLQRLRERLAAAGFGGELLVMQSHGGVLGPQQSARLAVGTLLSGPAGGVTAAAWTGARAGYPNLLSVDMGGTSYDIALIEQLTPGTTTESWIGRYRIARPMLDIHTIGAGGGSLAWIDDGGALRVGPRSAGSLPGPACYGRGGEQPTVTDANLLLGYLNPDYFLGGEMRLDRAAAAEAVHRHIAGPLQMTVEEAALAIIEIVNHNLADASHFVTTQRGHDPQEFALLAVGGAGALHAGRQAQLLGIGTVIVPASGPVFCALGDTLANLQVSVSRSFHATLPGLDLAALNQAFDALEARARSLLGGAAGAAASEVRRRLDLRYQGEVHETQVALATRTRRITGLNLEAALRDFHALHERLYAHRDPAQPVELLTLRLDLIGLRQPPEQTPGRFGEEDPVSALKGQRRLLFASGAASVPVYAGDRLQPGHFIAGPAVIEQWGTTIVVYPRQEALIDAWGNCIIELAADAAGMVAA; from the coding sequence GTGAGCGCGGCTCCGCGCTGGGACGTCGGTATCGACGTCGGCGGCACCTTCACCGATCTGGTGGCGCTGGCCGGGGACGGCCGGCGGCTGAGCACCAAGGCCGCATCCACCGCCGATCCGTCCGAGGGCGTGCTGGATGTGCTGCAACGCGCCGCCGCGCAGCTGCAGCTGCCGCTGTCGGCGTTCCTGGCGCAGGTTGGCACGCTCGTGCACGGCACCACCGTGGCCACCAACGCGTTGCTCGAATACCGCGGCGCCAAGGTCGGACTGATCACCACCGAAGGCTTCCGCGACGAACTGGAATTCCGCCGTTCGTACAAGGAGAGCACCTTCGACCCGCGCTTGCCGCCGCCGCCGCCGATTTGCCCGCGCCGCTACCGCATCGGCGTGCCGGAACGGCTCAGTCATCAGGGCGAGGTGCTGGTGCCGCTGGATGAGGCGGCGGTCCGTGCGGCGCTGCGCATGTTCCGCGCCGAAGGCGTGGAGGCGGTGGCCGTGTGCTTTCTTTTCAGTTTCGTCGACGACCGCCACGAGCGCCGCGTCGCCGAACTGATCGCGCAGGAGCTGCCGCATGCGCACGTGTCGCTGTCGTGCGAGGTGCTGCCGGAAATCCGCGAGTTCGAGCGCGTGTCCACCACCGTGGTCAACGCCTACACCGGGCCGCTGATCGCCGGCTACCTGCAGCGCCTGCGCGAGCGGCTGGCCGCCGCCGGCTTCGGCGGCGAACTGCTGGTGATGCAATCGCATGGCGGCGTGCTGGGGCCGCAGCAGAGTGCGCGGCTGGCGGTGGGCACGCTGCTGTCCGGCCCTGCCGGCGGCGTCACCGCCGCGGCGTGGACCGGCGCCCGCGCCGGCTACCCGAACCTGCTCAGCGTGGACATGGGCGGCACCAGCTACGACATCGCCCTGATCGAGCAGCTGACCCCGGGCACCACCACCGAGAGCTGGATCGGGCGCTATCGGATCGCCCGGCCGATGCTCGACATCCATACCATCGGCGCCGGCGGCGGAAGCCTGGCCTGGATCGACGATGGCGGCGCGCTGCGGGTGGGCCCGCGCAGCGCCGGTTCGCTCCCGGGACCGGCCTGCTACGGCCGTGGCGGCGAACAGCCGACGGTCACCGACGCCAACCTGTTGCTCGGCTATCTCAATCCGGACTACTTCCTCGGTGGCGAGATGCGGCTGGACCGCGCCGCCGCCGCCGAGGCGGTGCACCGTCACATCGCCGGGCCGCTGCAGATGACGGTGGAGGAGGCGGCGCTGGCGATCATCGAGATCGTCAATCACAACCTGGCCGACGCCAGCCATTTCGTCACCACCCAACGCGGCCACGATCCGCAGGAGTTCGCGCTGTTGGCGGTGGGCGGCGCCGGCGCCCTGCATGCCGGGCGCCAGGCGCAGTTGCTGGGCATCGGCACGGTGATCGTGCCGGCCAGCGGCCCGGTGTTCTGTGCGCTCGGCGATACCCTGGCGAACCTGCAGGTGAGCGTGTCGCGCAGCTTCCACGCGACCTTGCCCGGGCTGGATCTGGCCGCGCTGAACCAGGCCTTCGACGCGCTGGAAGCGCGGGCGCGCAGCCTGCTCGGCGGCGCTGCCGGCGCCGCCGCCAGCGAGGTGCGACGGCGGCTGGATCTGCGCTACCAGGGCGAGGTCCACGAAACGCAGGTGGCGCTGGCCACGCGCACCCGGCGCATCACCGGGCTCAACCTGGAGGCGGCGCTGCGCGACTTCCACGCGCTGCACGAACGCCTGTACGCGCATCGCGATCCGGCGCAGCCGGTCGAACTGCTGACGCTGCGGCTGGACCTGATCGGGCTGCGGCAGCCGCCGGAACAGACGCCCGGCCGTTTCGGCGAGGAGGATCCGGTATCGGCGCTGAAGGGGCAACGGCGCCTGCTGTTCGCCTCCGGCGCTGCGTCGGTGCCGGTCTATGCCGGCGACCGCCTGCAGCCTGGCCATTTCATCGCCGGGCCGGCGGTGATCGAGCAATGGGGCACCACGATCGTGGTGTACCCGCGGCAGGAGGCGCTGATCGACGCTTGGGGCAACTGCATCATCGAGCTGGCTGCGGACGCGGCCGGGATGGTGGCGGCGTGA